AAGTGTATTTATGGTCATAACCAAACGGTAAGTCACCCAACTGCCAGTCAAATCGCTTGCGGCAGGTATTGTCTACTCCAGGAGGACACCAACAGTCTCGCCCCCAATCCCGAAATGACTCGACGATTTTCTTGAGCCGAGAGTCGCTTGTCAAGACAGCTCCACCCTCTCCCATTGTTATGTGATGAGCAGGATAAAAGCTAACAGTGGATAGATGCCCAAATGTGCCGGTTTTCCGACCTTTGTAGAGACTGCCAACAGCATCGCAGTTATCTTCAATGACCCAAAGTTGATGCTTCTCTGCAAAAGCTAAGACTGCATCGACATCAAATGGGTTACCCAAGGTGTGGGCAACCATAATTGCTTTCGTGCGAGTAGACAAGGCCAGTTCTAGCTGCGTGACATCTATATTGTAGCTAGGTAGGCTAATGTCAACAAAGACGGGAACGAGCTGGTTCTGAAAAATTGGGTTTACTGTTGTCGGAAATCCCGCAGCTACCGTAATGACTTCATCCCCAGGTTGCAAGCGGCGATCGCCCAATTGCTTTGAAGTCAGGGCACTCAGGGCTAACAAATTAGCAGATGACCCTGAGTTAACCAGTAAGCAGTGTTTTACACCAATCCACTCTGCGAATCGTTGCTCAAATAGCGCTGCGTAGCGCCCAGTGGTCAGCCAAAAATCAAGGGAAGAGTCAACTAAATTCAGCAGCTCTAACTCATCGAAAACTTTTCCCGACACAGGAACTGGTGTTTGCCCCGGAAGGAAAGGTTGCTTTGCAAATTTAAACTCATAAAACTCGGCAACTGCTGCTAGAACGCGAGATCGAAGCTCCTGTTCGCGGCCAAGAATGCTAGCGGAACTTTGTGTAGAGGCAATTTCGCTAGAAGTCATACTCGCTCGTCACTATCATCCTTAAGTTTGCCGATGGGTAACACCAACAAATTCTAAAATCTGTTCCTGCGTAACTTGTTGCATCTCTCGCCCGTCATAATACGCACGATACCATGAAACTGTGGACTCTACTGCTTGATTCAGAGACCATCGGGGTTTCCAATACAATCGCGATCGCGCTTTGCTAGAGTCCAGTTGCAATAATCCTGCTTCATGGTAATCCGGATTAATCTTGGCGATCTCAACTGTTCCTCCCCAAACCTCAGCAGCCAACTTTGCCACCTCGCCAACCGTCACCGTATCTACCGCATCTGGGCCAAAGTTCCAGGCTTCACAGAACTCCAGAGCACGGTCACCCAGTAATGCCTCTGCTAAGCGCAAATAACCCGACAGCGGTTCTAAAACATGCTGCCATGGACGAACTGCCTGCGGATAGCGCAACTTCAGTGGTTCAGCCGCCTGAAACGCCCGCACACAATCAGGAATCAATCGACCTGTCGCCCAGTCGCCACCACCAATGACATTTCCAGCCCGAGCCGTCGCCACTGCAATACCCTGTGGCCCCAAAAAGCTCGATCGATAAGCCGAAACTACTAACTCTGCACAAGCTTTGCTGTTGCTGTAAGGATCAAATCCCCCCAGGCGATCATTCTCCCGATAGGGATACACCCACTCCTGATTTTCGTAGCACTTATCCGTTGTAACCACGATAATCGCCCGCACCGAATCAACTAGCCGCGCCGCCTCTAACACATGGGCCGTCCCCATCACGTTCGTGGCATAGGTTTTAACTGGAAGTTCGTAGCTACGTTTCACGAGAGGCTGGGCTGCCAGGTGAAAGATTACGGTTGGTTGGGTCTGGCAGATGGCTGCTTCAATCGCAACCCCATCTCGAACATCAACCCTCAAATCTGATTCGAGGAGTCTCTCAAAACTTACCACTTGGTAAAGGCTCGGGTTTGTTGGTGGGTCAAGTGCTAAGCCAGAAACCCTTGCACCTAACTGATGAAGCCACAGGCATAGCCAAGCTCCCTTGAAGCCTGTGTGTCCCGTCACCAAGACCGATTGTTCTTGCCAAATAGCAGGGCTAGGATTCATGGCCAAACTTTCCAGGGCGCTTCGCCCGAGTCCCAAAGCTGCTCCAGATAGACCTTATCTCGCAGAGTATCCATTGGCAACCAAAAACCATGGTGATCAAACGCTTGCAGTTGACCTGCCGCAGCCAGAGAGGCAAGCGGTTCCCCTTCCCAGCTGGTGAGATCGCCCTGAATATAGTTGATTACTTGAGGGGATAAAATAAAAAATCCACCATTGATGCGCCCTCCATCACCCTTAGGTTTTTCTAGAAAACCCCTTACTTGATCGCCGTCACGTTCTAGTGCTCCATAGCGCCCAGGGGGCTGCACTGCCGTAACCGTAGCAAGCTTGCCATGTTGCCGATGAAAGGCAACAGAGGCAGTGACATCAATGTCTGCAACCCCATCTCCGTAGGTGAAGCAAAATTCAGTGTCATCCTGCAAGTAATCGGCAACTCGTTTTAGTCGCCCACCAGTCAACGTGTTTTCTCCAGTGTCTACTAGCGTCACTCGCCATGGTTCGGCATAACGCTCGTGGACTTCCATCATATTTTTAGCTATATCAAAAGTCACATCAGAGGTGTGTAGGAAGTAATTAGCAAAATATTCTTTAATTACGTATCCTTTATAGCCGCAGCAAATGATGAAGTCATTGATGCCATGGGTTGAGTAGATTTTCATAATATGCCAAAGAATTGGCTTGCCACCAATTTCAACCATTGGCTTCGGTTTTAGGTAGGTTTCTTCGCTAATACGGGTACCTAGTCCACCGGCCAGAATTACACACTTCATCAACTTTTAGCTTTTTTTCGATAGTTTATGATTTGGTCAAAGTTTCTAGCCACTAAGAATTGGGTTCCCTAAGGTCAGCTAATTACTCACAGCAGTGACAGTTTTTTTAGCACCTAGCATGGATCTAGTTCAACATAGCTTTTTCGGTGAAAACCAAGTATCCAAGACCAGCGTGTAATTGCTTCACCATTACGATGACTTAGTCGAGAGAAATCAGAGCAATATCCTGGGAGTTGGGCGATCGCAAAGTTGGCGGGGGGGCGTAGCATGGAAGGGTGAGTGTTTTTCCTTCGCCGCTGGTTTCATTGCAGTCGGGGTGCTGGTTCAAGCTAATTTGTGGCGCGAGTTTCCAGCATTTGCCGGCCATCCGGACTCTGGCCCTGGTCTATGGGCTAGCGGGGGCTGACTGTGTGGATGTGGCTGCTGATCCGGCGGTGATTGCGGCAGCACGATCGGGCTTGGAGGTTGTCCAGTCCCGATCGGGTCGATCGCCCTGGCTAATGGTTAGCCTGAACGATGGTGAAGACCCCCACTTTCGCAAAGCCCAGTTTAACCCAACTCAGTGCCCTAGTGATTGTTCTCGTCCCTGCGAGCGGGTTTGTCCAACGGGGGCGATCGACCCGGGCGGCGTAACCGAAAGCCTTTGCTACGGCTGTGGCCGCTGTTTGCATATTTGCCCGCTGGATTTGATTGGGGCCCGATCGTACGTGTCCACCCCCAGCGCGATCGCCTCGGTGGTGTTGCCCTTGGGCGTGGAGGCGATCGAGATCCACACGGTTCCGGGTCGCTATGATGATTTTGCACGGCTGTGGCGATCGGTGGAACCCCACCTCGATCAGTTGCAGTTGGTGGCGGTCAGTTGTCCCGATGGCCCGAATTTGGCAGATTACTTGCGATCGCTCTACGACTTGATGGCACCCGGCTTGCGAGCGGCCGGTTGCGCCCTGATTTGGCAAACGGACGGGCGGCCCATGAGTGGCGACATTGGTGCAGGGGCCACGCGCGCGGCGATCTCCCTGGGCCAGAAGGTTTTGCAATTGGGCTTACCCGGCTTTGTGCAGTTGGCCGGGGGCACGAACGATCGAACCGTGCCCAAACTCCGAGATTTAGATCTGTTGGGGCCCAATCGACTGGCCGGCGTGGCCTATGGCAGCTATGCCCGATCACACCTGAAGCCCGTGACCGATCGGCTCGAGGCCCTGGAACTGGCAGCGGGCCAAGCCGTGCCGATCGAAACCCAACCGGAATTACTGGCCGAGGCGCTGACCTTGGCGCAACCGTTGTTCGCTCCGCTGAAAGCTCCCCATGCTCCGATTCCGCTGGCAGCGCTGCCGCCTTAGCCCGTGGCTAGGTTTGTAGCGTTGCCTTGCTCCGAGTCCAACTTGCCGCGCCCTCTTGCTGTTAATTAGCTCTTATGGTGATGTTTCCCGATACTGGCGATCGTCCCGTGACTTTGCAAACCGCCCAACAAGTTAAGGAAGGAACTGACTTGGCAGCAATGGCTGATTCCGCTGGCGCACCGGCTGTGGGTAGCGAAGCGATCGATCTGGGTCGCACTCGCAGCACCGATGACCTGAGCCAACTTCTGGGTATTTTGCCGCCTCACCTGCGGAAAGTTTTAGAAAATCATACGGATTTGAATCAGTTGGTGGAGGTGGTGATGGACTTTGGGCGGTTGCCCGAGGCCCGGTTCCCCGGTGCCCGCACCGAAAGCCTCAGCGACAAACCCGTCACCCGCGACGATTTGGACTATGCCACCGCTCGGGTTGGGCATTTTGGCGGCGACAACCGCGCCGGCATCGAGCAAACCCTGCACCGAATCAGCGCCATCCGCAACCGCCGGGGCGACGTGATTGGCCTCACCTGTCGCGTGGGGCGGGCCGTGTTCGGAACGATCGCCACGATCCGCGACCTGGTGGAAAGTGGCAAGTCGATTTTGATGTTGGGGCGGCCCGGCGTTGGCAAAACCACGGCCCTGCGGGAAATTGCCCGGGTACTGGCCGATGAGTTGCAAAAGCGGGTGGTGATTATCGACACCTCCAACGAAATTGCGGGTGATGGCGATGTGCCGCACCCGGCGATCGGGCGGGCCCGACGGATGCAGGTGGCCGAGCCGGAATTGCAACACAAGGTGATGATCGAGGCGGTGGAAAACCACATGCCTCAGGTGATCGTGATCGACGAAATCGGCACGGAGCTAGAAGCCTTGGCAGCTCGGACGATCGCCGAGCGGGGTGTGCAACTGGTGGGCACGGCCCACGGCAACCAGTTAGCGAACTTGATCAAAAACCCGACTCTCTCGGATTTGGTCGGCGGCATCCAATCCGTCACCTTGGGCGACGAAGAGGCCCGGCGGCGCGGCTCCCAAAAAACCGTCCTAGAACGCAAGGCCCCGCCCACCTTTGAGGTGGCGGTGGAAATGCAGGAGCGCAGCCGCTGGGTGGTGCATGAGGATGTGGCCACCACGGTGGATTCCCTGTTGCGCGGGCGGATTCCCGAGCGGCAGGTGCGCACCATCAGCGACACGGGCAAGGTGACGATTACCCACGAGCTGCCGGAAGCGGAAACGGCGGGCACCGATCGCTCCCTGGCTCCAGCGGGCCGCAACGGGGGCCCCAGCAAGGGCGATCGCGGCTGGCGATCGAGCGGGCAAATGACCCCTGTGCCCCCAAATCGGCGGGTGGTGGTGCCCCTGGGAGCCGCCACGCCCCATGAGGAATTCGCCCAACTGCTCGATCGCACCGACTACAGCCCCCGGGCGATCGACGAAACCGACGACCTGAAGCAAAACGGCTATCTCTACGTCTACCCCTACGCCGTCAGCCGCCACCAGCTCGAGCAGGCGATTCGGTTGCTGAATTTGCCGGTGGTTTTGACCAAGGAACTGGACACGGCCGATGCGGTGCTGGCGTTGCGCACCCACTTGAAAAATCACACCAAGCTGCGCCACCTGGCCAAAACCCGCCAACTGCCGATCTATATCCTGAAGTCCAACAGCACGGCCCACATTGCCCGCACCCTGCGCCGGATTCTGAAGCTGGACGACGAGGGCGGCGAGGTGGAACCGGTGGATCTGCGGTTGTTTGCGGACAATGCCAGCGATGACGAGCTGGAAGCCCTCGAAGAAGCACGGCTGGCGGTGGAAAACATCGTGATTCCCAAG
The DNA window shown above is from Limnothrix sp. FACHB-406 and carries:
- a CDS encoding R3H domain-containing nucleic acid-binding protein, which gives rise to MADSAGAPAVGSEAIDLGRTRSTDDLSQLLGILPPHLRKVLENHTDLNQLVEVVMDFGRLPEARFPGARTESLSDKPVTRDDLDYATARVGHFGGDNRAGIEQTLHRISAIRNRRGDVIGLTCRVGRAVFGTIATIRDLVESGKSILMLGRPGVGKTTALREIARVLADELQKRVVIIDTSNEIAGDGDVPHPAIGRARRMQVAEPELQHKVMIEAVENHMPQVIVIDEIGTELEALAARTIAERGVQLVGTAHGNQLANLIKNPTLSDLVGGIQSVTLGDEEARRRGSQKTVLERKAPPTFEVAVEMQERSRWVVHEDVATTVDSLLRGRIPERQVRTISDTGKVTITHELPEAETAGTDRSLAPAGRNGGPSKGDRGWRSSGQMTPVPPNRRVVVPLGAATPHEEFAQLLDRTDYSPRAIDETDDLKQNGYLYVYPYAVSRHQLEQAIRLLNLPVVLTKELDTADAVLALRTHLKNHTKLRHLAKTRQLPIYILKSNSTAHIARTLRRILKLDDEGGEVEPVDLRLFADNASDDELEALEEARLAVENIVIPKGQPVELLPRSAHVRKMQHELIEHYKLTSTSFGEEPNRRLRIFPA
- the rfbG gene encoding CDP-glucose 4,6-dehydratase translates to MNPSPAIWQEQSVLVTGHTGFKGAWLCLWLHQLGARVSGLALDPPTNPSLYQVVSFERLLESDLRVDVRDGVAIEAAICQTQPTVIFHLAAQPLVKRSYELPVKTYATNVMGTAHVLEAARLVDSVRAIIVVTTDKCYENQEWVYPYRENDRLGGFDPYSNSKACAELVVSAYRSSFLGPQGIAVATARAGNVIGGGDWATGRLIPDCVRAFQAAEPLKLRYPQAVRPWQHVLEPLSGYLRLAEALLGDRALEFCEAWNFGPDAVDTVTVGEVAKLAAEVWGGTVEIAKINPDYHEAGLLQLDSSKARSRLYWKPRWSLNQAVESTVSWYRAYYDGREMQQVTQEQILEFVGVTHRQT
- the rfbF gene encoding glucose-1-phosphate cytidylyltransferase, with the translated sequence MKCVILAGGLGTRISEETYLKPKPMVEIGGKPILWHIMKIYSTHGINDFIICCGYKGYVIKEYFANYFLHTSDVTFDIAKNMMEVHERYAEPWRVTLVDTGENTLTGGRLKRVADYLQDDTEFCFTYGDGVADIDVTASVAFHRQHGKLATVTAVQPPGRYGALERDGDQVRGFLEKPKGDGGRINGGFFILSPQVINYIQGDLTSWEGEPLASLAAAGQLQAFDHHGFWLPMDTLRDKVYLEQLWDSGEAPWKVWP
- the ldpA gene encoding circadian clock protein LdpA produces the protein MSVFPSPLVSLQSGCWFKLICGASFQHLPAIRTLALVYGLAGADCVDVAADPAVIAAARSGLEVVQSRSGRSPWLMVSLNDGEDPHFRKAQFNPTQCPSDCSRPCERVCPTGAIDPGGVTESLCYGCGRCLHICPLDLIGARSYVSTPSAIASVVLPLGVEAIEIHTVPGRYDDFARLWRSVEPHLDQLQLVAVSCPDGPNLADYLRSLYDLMAPGLRAAGCALIWQTDGRPMSGDIGAGATRAAISLGQKVLQLGLPGFVQLAGGTNDRTVPKLRDLDLLGPNRLAGVAYGSYARSHLKPVTDRLEALELAAGQAVPIETQPELLAEALTLAQPLFAPLKAPHAPIPLAALPP
- the rfbH gene encoding lipopolysaccharide biosynthesis protein RfbH, with the translated sequence MTSSEIASTQSSASILGREQELRSRVLAAVAEFYEFKFAKQPFLPGQTPVPVSGKVFDELELLNLVDSSLDFWLTTGRYAALFEQRFAEWIGVKHCLLVNSGSSANLLALSALTSKQLGDRRLQPGDEVITVAAGFPTTVNPIFQNQLVPVFVDISLPSYNIDVTQLELALSTRTKAIMVAHTLGNPFDVDAVLAFAEKHQLWVIEDNCDAVGSLYKGRKTGTFGHLSTVSFYPAHHITMGEGGAVLTSDSRLKKIVESFRDWGRDCWCPPGVDNTCRKRFDWQLGDLPFGYDHKYTYSHVGYNLKLTDMQAAVGVAQLDKLPDFIAKRQQNFSFLYQQLKELEDVLVLPESSQDADPSWFGFPLSLRDNVPFTRNEFVQYLEKNLIGTRLLFGGNLLRQPLYQGLNYRFVGELQNTDKVMDKTLWLGTFPGLTKEALEYAVEKIKYFTARL